One Citrus sinensis cultivar Valencia sweet orange chromosome 5, DVS_A1.0, whole genome shotgun sequence genomic window, AGGTTGGTGACTCTGTTGCAGATGTTTTCAAAGGCTGATTGGTAAGCCTCTACAGAGCTTGTTTGGGTAAGTTTGAATAAAGTGGCTCTGTGATTAATATAGGAGGAAGGGCCAAACCTGCTTTCAATAGCTCGGGTGAGAGCTGCCCAAGAAGATAATTGTTGATTCTTGTGCATCCATTGGAACCAAGAGAGTGCTTGGCCAGTCATATAGAAATTGGCGATGTCAATCCGCTGCTCCTCTGGGGTTTCatagaaagaaaagtatttttcAGCTTGAAATATCCAATCTAAGGGGTTAGATCCATCAAATGTTGATAGATCACATCGTATAGATCTTGTGCTTTGTGTGGGTTGTAGTTGAGCTTGTATAGGTGGTGTGTTTTGTGGCGTAGGTGGTGCAGAGGCTGGTGGGTTTGTGGAGGACCCAATCTGAGAGGGTGCCATCATGGTAACTCTGGCAGCAAGCTCTGCTATAGAGTTTTGTAGTGCTTGCTGTGCACCTTGTAGGTTTTGTTGTGAACTTTGGTTAATCTGCTGCTGTTGTATTATGATTTGGCGTAGGTCTTCAAGGGATTTTTGGGTCGATTCTTTGAGTTGTGTAACCTGTTCTTCAAGGGCTCGATATCGTGTTTGCATACCCTCGTTTGCCATCTCTCAACGAAAGCACCAAATGGTAGGCTTGATTGTTAGCTGCAGCAAGTTCTGGGAATTTCGTTTCCACTTTAGAGGGTGGAGTCCTCCAGAAATAGAAGGGTAAAGAGTAGAGACTAGAGAAATTAGAGAAATAGAggatttgtatttttggaTTCAGGGAACtccctttttttcttgttcattcATTTCCTTAAATACTCCTCCAAGAGAGCTACAGACAAAACATATTCACAGCACAAACTTTACAGcacaatattttcttcaacaaaCTTGACAGCACAATATTCTTTCTAACAAACTTGACAGCACAGCAAAGCATAATTGCaataatagtaaataacaAATTCAGCATAATATCTTGAAGAGTATCTAAGTGCTGTAATCGGTTGCACCATCATTCCCGCACAAAATCTTGAAGCTTGAAGGGAATTTTAGGCTGTCTCTTAGGCCTAGCTTGAGCAATCGGCTGTGCAGTGGTTGTATCAGAAGCTCATTCCTACTTGCTGCACCACTTTTACACCACAATCGATTCAGTTCGATTACGCCATGATgtccaaaatcaaagaaatcaaCGACCGATTTCAAGATATTGTAACACAGAAAAACTTGCTAGATTTGAAAGAAAGTTCAGCTGGAGGGTCCAAAAAAGACAGGCAAAGACTACCCACAACCTCTTTGGTGAATGAAGCCAAGGTCTATGGCAGGGAAACagaaaagaaggaaattgTTGAATTGTTGTTGAAGGATGATTCAAGAAATGATGGTGGATTCTCTGTTATTCCTATTATAGGTATGGGCGGGCTGGGCAAAACCACTCTTGCTCAGCTTGTCTATAATGAAGATCGAGTGCAGGGTCATTTTGATCTCAAGGCATGGACTTGCGTctctgatgattttgatgttttCAGGCTTACAAAATCAATCCTAATTTCCATTGCTGCTGACGAGAATGTGGATAATCAGGACTTAAATTTGCTTCaagagaaattgaagaaacacCTGTTTGGAAAGAAGTTTTTGCTAGTTTTAGACGACGTTTGGAATGAGGATTACAATGATTGGGTTGACCTCAGCCTTCCATTTGAAGCTGGCGCACAGGGAAGTAAGATTGTTGTCACTACTTGCAATCAAGAGGTTGCAAAAATCATGAGGCCCGGATCAAGCTTATGAATTGAAAAACTTGTCAACTGAGGATTGTCTGTCCGTGTTTGCTCAGCACTCTTTGGGGACGAGAGATTTCAGTTCACATAAGTCATTGGAGGACATTGGCAAGAAGATAGTGATCAAATGCAAGCTTGCCCTTGGCAGCAAAAACACTGGGAGGACTTTTACGTGGAAAACATGACAGACGTGAGTGGGAAGATGTGCTCAGTAGCAAGATATGGGAATTACCACAAGAGAGATGTCGCATTATACCAGCCCTTGCAGTGAGCTATTATTATCTTCCTCCAACTTTGAAACCATGCTTTGCATACTGCTCATTGTTTCCAAAGGATTACGAATTTGAAGAGGaggagataattttattatggtgTGCTTCGGGTTTCTTGGATCACGGAGAGAGTGGGAATCCTAGTGAAGATCTAGGTAGACAGTTCTTTCAAGAGCTACGTGCAAGATCTTTTTTCCAGCAATCAAGCAACAATAAATCACGATTAGTGATGCACGACCTCGTCAATGACCTTGCTCAATGGGCTGCTGGGGAAATGTACTTCAGAATGGAGTATATCTCAGAGGTTAACAAGCAACAAAGTTTTTCAAGAAATCTTCATCATCTATCGTACATTCGTGGAGATTACGATGGTGTTAAAAGGTTTGAGGACTTGTACGATATCCAACATTTGCGAACTCTTTTACCAGTAACGTTGTTAAGTAGCCGGCCTGGATACTTGGCTCGTAGCATTCTTCCTAGGTTGCTCAAACTCCAACGCTTGAGGGTCTTCTCTCTGCGTGGATATTTGATCTCCGAGGTGCCAGATTCAATTGGTGATTTGAGTTATTTAAGGTACCTCAACCTATCTGGAACTCAGATTAGAACTCTGCCTGAATCAGTCAACAAGCTTTACAATCTGCACACCCTTCTGTTGGAGGGCTGTCGAGAACTGAAGAAGAAGTGTGCAGACATGGGAAATCTCATCAAATTGCATCAtctcaataattcaaatacaGATTCATTGGAGGAAATGCCACTAGGAATTGGCAAGTTGACTTGTCTCCTGACGTTGTGTAATTTTGTTGTAGGAAAAGACAGTGGTTCTGGGTTGCGAGAGCTAAAGTTGTTGACGCATCTTTGTGGGACACTTAACATTTCAAAATTGGAGAACGTCAAATACGTTGGTGATGCCATGGAGGCTCAATTGGATGGAAAGAAGAACCTAAAAGTGTTAATGCTTGAATGGACACGCAGTACCAATGGTTTGTCTTCAAGGGAGGCACAAACTGAAAAGGGCGTGCTTGACATGCTAAAACCTCATAGAAGTTTGGAACAATTTTGCATCAGTGGCTTTGGAGGTAAAAAATTTCCAACTTGGTTAGGATATTCCTTATTCTCAAATTTAGTGACCCTAAAATTTCAAGATTGTAGCATGTGTACTTCCATGCCATCCGTCGGGCAACTACCCTCTCTAAAGCACCTTGAGGTACGTGGAATGAGTAGAGTAAAGAGATTGGGTTCAGAGTTCTATGGCAATGATTCCCCAATTCCTTTTCCATGCTTGGAGACTCTTCATTTTGCAGAGATGCAAGAATGGGAAGAGTGGATTCCTCATGGATGTAGTCAAGAAATTGAAGGCTTTCCGAAATTGAGAGAGCTTCATATTGTAAGATGTTCTAAACTGCAGGGAACATTGCCAACACATCTTACTTTATTGGATATACTTGTCGTTCAAAATTGTTAGGAATTGTTAGTTTCAGTTACAAGTCTTCCAGCTCTTTGCAAATTAAGAATTGATAGATGTAAAAAGGTTGTGTGGAGAAGCACAACTGATTGTGAGTCACAACTTTATAAAGATATTTCAAATCAAATGTTTCTTGGAGGGCCATTGAAGTTACAGTTACCAAAATTGGACGAATTGGATATcagtattattattgatggGCTTTCATATATATGGCAGAATGAGACTCAACTACTACAAGACATTGCTACCCTCAAAAGGTTGAAGATTGAAAGGTGTCCCAAACTTCAATTCTTGGTGGCataggaagaagaagatcaatGGCAGTTTGGGTTGTCATTCAGACTTGAGCATCTAGAATTGATAAATTGCCAAGACCTTGAGAAGCTACCAAAATCATTGCTCAGCCTTAGTTCTTTGACAGAGATGCGAATCCACAACTGCAGTTCCCTTGTTTCCTTTCCGGAGGCTGTTCTACCCTCCCAGTTGAGGGTAATTTCAATTTGGGATAGCGGTGCACTGAAATTCTTACCTGAGGCATGGATGCTTGACAACAATTCATCTCTTGAGATATTGGATATTAGACATTGCCATTTGTTGACATATATTGCTGGAGTTCAGCTTCCACCAAGCCTTAAGCAGCTGGAGATCTACAATTGCGATAATTTAAGGACTTTGACTGCGGAAGAGGGCATCCACAGCAGCAGGAGGCACACCTCTCTCCTTGAATGTCTAGAAATTCACAGTTGTCCATCTCTCACgtgtttaatttcaaaaaatgaattacGTGCTGCACTTGACTACCTTGTAGTTGGCAATCTACCCCAGGCTCTTAAGTTCCTTAGTATTTGGCATTGTTCAAAGCTAGAGTCAATAGTAGAAAGGTTGGACAACAAGATATCTCTTGAAGTGATTGAGATTGTCTCTTGTGAAAATCTTAAAATGTTACCCCATGGTTTGCATAAGCTCTGGCACCTTCAAGAGATTGATATACAGGATTGTGAAAATCTTGTGTCCTTTCCTGAAGGAGGATTACTTTCTGCAAAACTGAAGAGGCTCGTGATATATGGGTGTAAGAAATTAGAGGCCTTACCCGAAGGGATGCACAATCTGAGCTCTCTTCAATATTTAACAATAGGAGGTGTTCCAAGCTTGTTATGTTTCACAGAGGATGGTTTGTTTCCGACCAACCTTCATTCACTTGAAATCGATGGTATGAAGATTTGGAAGTCATTGATGCAGCTGGGGGGATTTCACAGGTACACCTCTCTTCGACGACTTGCAATCAGTGGATGTGATGAGGATATGGTGTCATTTCCATTAGAGGACATCAGATTAGGAACCACGCTTCCTGCTTGTCTAACCCAACTtgagattttcaattttccaaATCTAGAAAGGTtatcttcttcaatttgtGATCAAAACCTCACTTCATTGAAACTTACAAACTGTCCGAAGCTGAAATACTTTCCAGAAAAGGGCCTGCCTGCCTCACTTTTGCGATTAGAGATCAAGAAGTGTCCACTGATAGAAAAAATGTGCAGACAGGACATAGGACCATATTGGCACTTGTTAATCCACATACCTTGTGTCTTAATAGAATGTTCTTGTActgtaaattgattttgattgctAAACACATGAGGACGGGACTGGAATGTATTAATTCTTGGGTGTTGTGTATATCTTATAGCAGTCTCAgttgaaatttcattttcatcctATGCAGAATAATGACACGTGGCATTGGCATGAACTCCATTGACCAAACGGGATTCTTGTCGGTCACTTTCAATCTGCCACAAGTCCTCGACGCTTCAACGTAAACACTCTCCTTATCGGACTTGATAAATGCAACCGCCGGTGCTCCTCCGCAAACCATCACCTCCGCATCAGGCAAGACAGCTGTCCCATTGCCGTCACTTCCTGCCGATAACTTTACCGGGAGCAAAATGGAAGAGCCGGTACTGGGATAATTCCGTTTGTCGAgagcatatttttaattttattctaacAATTGGGATTTACATGAAATTAGAATGAAGTACAGTTTTTTTAGAGAGAGATTGGCTTTATAGAAAGTAAGAAATTGATACTAGGagttataaaagaaaaaaaataaacaaataaaattttttaattgaggttattattgagattttataagatttatagaataattctttatatatttgctagttatttttagttgattaaattattttattgaacaagaaaaataattgaaagagtagggaataaaaataaagaaagctTAATTCAATccttaaatttgatttcataattaaaaaattaaattttattaaatttttgtaatatttttgataacataataaatttaaagtatttaattgataattttcttatgtCTTTTCTAtgttaaattgaatttcaacggtaaaataataattttactataatcctattaattttctaataaacgCTAACGATTTCGTAGGTGAACGATACCTATTCTGAAATTAAGATGTATGAAGGATATaacttatgatatttttttataataaaataatttaaaattaattggcCGGtaattttctgcattttaaattgaaaaaaggaGTTAGGTGTCTGGTGATGGGGCTCCGGTTACGGTATCACTTTCATTGAAAATGAGGCTTCTTGGAATAAAGTAAACTACTGAATAAAAAGGCCAAAATTCAAGTTGAAGACACGTCTAGAATAAAGAAGAGTAAAGTGGAAGCCACGTCGCATTTTAGATGTAATAGGCTTTGAACCTTCTGTCGTCTTCTTCAACACAAAGTaagctttttcttttactcGGCTGTTGAATTCATTCTGTCTCTTTCCTtgtccaagaaaaataaaataaaaaaaaatgtcaaatcaTCGGAGAGGCAattctagggatggcaatggattAAATCTGATCCAAAATTCACGTGACTTAAATCTAATTAGATCAGATTTGAATCGgtttaaaatggatttgaaTCAAATTTGGATATCGATGTGCGGATCAACGATGGATCTGGAACAGATCTGGATCtatcttaatatctaaattcatattcatatccactcatcttttaattttattttattttaaaagtttcttaacagaattataatgataataaattttattcataacaTATTAGTAGTATTTACCATGCATTTAaactcttaaaacttaaatgttagttttataaatttaaaggtcAGTCAGCCTCAAAGCATGTACATgcaatattcaaattgcaaGTCAAGTAATATAatctggtaatttattttattatattggccaaataatttttaaggaatatagttattcatatatttagtcaaatatggtcataataaaaataataaaggactgaatataaatcatatttaatttatatatcattaTCTAATGTTTTAGGAATGAGGATATGTGCATCGTGGATATTAGAATGATAAATGAGACAATAGaatattagattaattttactCCTACAATTACTTCTGAATgctattttattatctttcttatttgttgttttggtataataagttacaatatttattatatttttgagaaaaattatataatttatttgttatcaatacattttacccttcaattttcaatctaaaaaattattacttttttattattgaattttagaatttatgaCGGATCTAGAacatatttagatttttttttttcgaatttGAAGCAgatatagatatttatttatttttttgaatctgGATATGCAGCGAAAAATATGAATTCATAACGGATCTGGAGCAGATAcgaatcttaatttttattatagatATGCAGCGAAAAATATGAATTCATAACGGATCTGGAGCAGATACgaatcttgatttttattatagatTTAGATTTGGAGCAGAGTAGATCCAATCCATATCtaccccattgccatccctagccAATTCTTACGGTGTCCGTTGACTTGCTGGTCAAGAAGATAGCTTCAGAGGGGATTCGGTTATTTGCACGCAAAGAGCAAATCCAGGCCGATCTATTGAAGTGGAAGAGGATGTTGGTGATGATCAAGGCGGTGCTTGATGATgctgaggagaagaagaggaCTCATGGGTCTGTGAATATGTGGCTTGGCGAGCTTCAGAACTTGGCTTACGACGTTGAAGACTTGTTGAATGAGTTCCAAACTGAGGCTTTACGGAGGAAGTTGCTGCTTGGAAATGGAGAACCAGCTGCTGCTTATGATCAACCCAGCAGCAGTGGTACAAGAACAAGTAAGCTTCGGAAGCTCATTCCTTCTTGCTGCACCACTTTTACTCCACAATCGATTCGGTTCGATTACTCCTTTGATCTTTGATTCTGCAGAAAatctgaattttctttttctaaccaaaaaaattgacttaaaCGAAGTAGGaatgtttaaaagaaaattacttatttaatcaTCTTATTCAATACATGAATTTTCGTTAAACTTAAGATGAAATCTCTTGCCTTGGGATATGATTTAAAATTGTAGCATTATTTAGAGTTATCTTAATTTTGGatgattaaatcataaattagCACGGTAAGAAGTATCGTTattgtttctaaattaattagcACTGTCAGTAGTATCATTGTTTACTGTCATGTAGCTGTCATGGACATGTAATTAGTTGCTAAAACATATTTAtagccttttttttccttttttttttttggcttgcTTGTATATTGTAATGAGCAATGTCTCCActaaaacatatttatttgttagttGAAcatctaaaatctaaaattttattaattttaattttttttataatttatgtataatttttagatatttatatatgaataaaaaaataaatttatgtaacttttatttgaatgagaaaatatcttaatagaaagtaaatattatttttaaaaatatctctatttaatatattcattttttttaactacaaaattaatctctttgttcttttaacttgtaaggatacaaatgtcaaatatttaagatttttatttataaaaacaaataagataatatttatatttagataattaaagaaataaacatgtcatttaaatatttatattcaaattcaaacttaaaataaataaatgttacctcagtttaaatcattaaaaaagaaattacatcTTGTCACATGACAAGGAAATTACTAAAGAAGATAGCGGTCAAGACAGTCGTAGACGCAAGAGACTCTCCTCAGCAGTTAGCACGCCTCAtccaatttattaatttctcaGTCAAAGTACTTGATTGTgtaaaatgtttcaaaacatGGAAAGCGATTTGTattgcttttgaaaataagtggaaatttgaaaaaagtcCAGCAATTTGTCCATTTTTCTGTATATTTGACGCAATATACTTCCAAATTAAACGTATCTTAATtattgaacttgaaacttgaaaTACATTTGTTCGTATGATTTTGCTGTAGAATTActataaagaaaattgatacttTCATCTCTCTTATAAATTGTTAATGCCGATTgggttatttataaaattttaatggtcATGGTgctaaattattaacaaaaagagCAAACGATTATATTGCAAATGTGACAATTATAACACAAAAATtgactaaatttaatttgcacaTTTACAGTGAAACCTCTctataatgatattttatataggAATAACTTCAATATAgtcatgaaaaattatggtCCCAATTTGGGTTAGttacaaaaataagaataaactataaattgtaataagttataattttcTCATATCCCGTCTTAAGAAACTTGTCttcacataataataattatctttatattgtaaaaatatatgcTATATTATATTGAAGGTTTAAGatggaataaaatatatttttaaaattgtttaggacaataatttatataatgaatagtatctataaaatttatattgagagaaaaatattaaagaaaatataaaacgTTTAGATATTTAAAATGACTTTACATATTCCACGCGCTAcatagataaaaatattagttttttagacttatatttatatcttTTATCAATGTCTATACATTGAATTTgacatatttctttcattgaacgtaatacatattttatctCTATGTCACTTGCACTAAGAATAACTAAgttaaaacattaattattttattgaacaagaaaataattgaaagattagggaataaaaataaagaaagctaaatttaattcttaaatttgatttcataattaaaaagttaaattttattaaagtttttaatatttttaataacataataaatttaaagtgtCTGactggtaattttttttatgtttttctatgttataaaataattaatttactataattttattaattttctaactGGATGCTAACGATTTGGGAGGTGAAGTGTAGGTATTGTGAAATTAAGATGTATAAaagaattatgattttttttataatacaataatttaaaattaattgtccTCTAATTTTCcgtattttaaattgaaaaaaggaGTCGGGTGTCTGGTAGTGGGGCCCTGGTTAGGCATCGCTTTTATTGAAGATGGAGGCTTATCGGAATAAAGTATagaataaaaaggaaaattaaagttGCAGACACGTCTAGAATAGATAAGAGTGGAGTGGAAGACACGTCGCATTTTAGATGTAATAGGTGTCGTCTTCTTCAACACAAAGTaagctttttcttttactcGGCCGCTAAATTCattctgtttctttctttgtcccaaaaaaaaaaatgtcaatcaTCGGAGAGGCAATCCTTACGGCGTCCGTTGATTTGCTGGTCAACAAGTTAGCTTCAGTGGGGATTCGGTTGTTTCCACGCCAAGATCAAATCCGGGCGGATCTAATGAAGTGGAAGACGATGCTTTTGAAGATCAAGGCGGTGCTTGATGATGCTGAGGAGAAGAGGACGACTGATTGGTCTGTGAAGTTGTGGCTTGGCGATCTTCAGAACTTGGCTTATGATGTTGAAGACTTGTTGGATGAGTTTCAAACTGAGGCTTTCCGGAGGAGGTTGCTGCTTGGAAATGGAGAACCAGCTGCCGCTCATGATCAACCCAGTAGCAGTCGTACAAGAACAAGTAAGGTTCGGAAGCTCATTCCTACTTGTTGCACCACTTTTACTCCACAATCGATCCAGTTCGATTATGCCTTGATGTCCAAAATCAAAGAGATCAACGACAGATTTCAAGATATTGTAACACAGAAAGACTCGCTGGGTTTGAACGTAAGTTCAGCTGGAGGGTCCAAAAAAGCCAGGAAAAGGCTAGAGACAACCCGTTTAGTGACTGAAGCCCAAGTATATGGCAGGGAAACAGAAAAGAAGGATGTTGTTGAACTGCTGTTGAGGGATGATTTAAGCAACGATGGTGGATTCTCTGTTATTCCTATTATAGGTATGGGCGGCCTGGGCAAAACCACTCTTGCTCAACTTGTCTACAATGATAAGCGAGTGCAGGATCATTTTGATCTCAAGGCATGGACTTGTGTCTCTGACGATTTCGACGTTAAGGGGCTAACAAAAACAATTCTAAGATCGGTTACCAAGCAGACTATTGATGACAGTGATTTAAATTTGCTTCAAGAGGAGCTGAAGAAGAAGTTatctcaaaagaaatttttgcttGTTTTAGACGACGTTTGGAATGAGAATTACAATGATTGGGTTCGCCTCAGCCGTCCGTTTGAAGCTGGAGCACCGGGAAGTAAGATTATTGTCACAACTCGTAATCAAGAGGTTGCAGACATCATGGGAACTGCCTCAgcttatcaattaaaaaagttgTCAATTGATGATTGTCTAGCTGTAGTTGCTCAACATTCTTTGGGGTCAGATAAGTTATTGGAGGAAATTGGCAAGAAGATAGTGGCCAAATGCGATGGCTTGCCCTTGGCAGCGCAAACACTTGGAGGACT contains:
- the LOC127902081 gene encoding putative disease resistance protein At3g14460 isoform X2, whose amino-acid sequence is MRIHNCSSLVSFPEAVLPSQLRVISIWDSGALKFLPEAWMLDNNSSLEILDIRHCHLLTYIAGVQLPPSLKQLEIYNCDNLRTLTAEEGIHSSRRHTSLLECLEIHSCPSLTCLISKNELRAALDYLVVGNLPQALKFLSIWHCSKLESIVERLDNKISLEVIEIVSCENLKMLPHGLHKLWHLQEIDIQDCENLVSFPEGGLLSAKLKRLVIYGCKKLEALPEGMHNLSSLQYLTIGGVPSLLCFTEDGLFPTNLHSLEIDGMKIWKSLMQLGGFHRIMTRGIGMNSIDQTGFLSVTFNLPQVLDAST
- the LOC127902081 gene encoding putative disease resistance protein At3g14460 isoform X1 — encoded protein: MRIHNCSSLVSFPEAVLPSQLRVISIWDSGALKFLPEAWMLDNNSSLEILDIRHCHLLTYIAGVQLPPSLKQLEIYNCDNLRTLTAEEGIHSSRRHTSLLECLEIHSCPSLTCLISKNELRAALDYLVVGNLPQALKFLSIWHCSKLESIVERLDNKISLEVIEIVSCENLKMLPHGLHKLWHLQEIDIQDCENLVSFPEGGLLSAKLKRLVIYGCKKLEALPEGMHNLSSLQYLTIGGVPSLLCFTEDGLFPTNLHSLEIDGMKIWKSLMQLGGFHRYTSLRRLAISGCDEDMVSFPLEDIRLGTTLPACLTQLEIFNFPNLERIMTRGIGMNSIDQTGFLSVTFNLPQVLDAST